In Musa acuminata AAA Group cultivar baxijiao chromosome BXJ2-10, Cavendish_Baxijiao_AAA, whole genome shotgun sequence, a genomic segment contains:
- the LOC135626059 gene encoding dirigent protein 22-like yields the protein MAELRGFSFTTGFFFFFAVVFAIASAAEEPHGSLQSEKLVKKPVREKLSHLRFYWHDVVSGPDPTAVPVARAAASSTNASASGFGTVVMIDDPMTVGPELSSRLVGRAQGFYALAAKEETALLMAMNLAFVEGKYNGSTITVLGRNAVFSGVREMPVVGGSGLFRLARGYAQARTYSVDLRTRDAVVEYNVFVMHY from the coding sequence ATGGCCGAACTCCGTGGCTTTTCCTTTACcaccggcttcttcttcttctttgctgtTGTGTTCGCTATTGCTTCGGCAGCAGAAGAGCCGCATGGGTCCCTCCAGAGCGAGAAGCTGGTGAAGAAGCCGGTGCGCGAGAAGCTGAGCCACCTGCGGTTCTACTGGCACGACGTGGTGAGCGGGCCGGACCCGACCGCCGTCCCCGTGGCCCGGGCAGCCGCCTCGTCCACGAACGCGTCGGCCAGCGGGTTCGGCACGGTGGTCATGATCGACGACCCGATGACAGTGGGGCCGGAGCTGTCGTCACGGCTCGTCGGCCGGGCGCAGGGGTTCTACGCGCTCGCCGCCAAGGAGGAGACCGCCCTACTCATGGCCATGAACTTGGCCTTCGTGGAGGGGAAGTACAACGGGAGCACGATCACCGTCCTGGGGCGGAACGCAGTGTTCTCCGGTGTGCGGGAGATGCCGGTGGTGGGCGGGAGCGGGCTGTTCCGGCTGGCCCGCGGCTACGCCCAAGCCAGGACGTACAGCGTCGACCTCAGGACCCGCGACGCCGTGGTCGAGTACAATGTCTTTGTCATGCATTACTAG